A single genomic interval of Bradyrhizobium sp. AZCC 1693 harbors:
- a CDS encoding carbohydrate kinase family protein, with product MLLSCGDALVDFLPVKSADGRDAAVPVVGGSCLNIAVGMARLGAPSGFVGGISTDLFGRMIADHASASQVDLRYVTRSDCQTTLAFVRTVAGEPQYAFYDEATASRNWIYQRGSILFDQIEALHVGSTTLASDNGAIQALAMIEDAGGSTTISFDPNCRPNLVRHKARYVDQMNAFAAAADIVRMSDVDFEFLYGGSGYDERARSLIAAGASLVVVTRGINGAQAWHREAGLVKVEAPVIAAVDTIGAGDSFQAALLFALRAIGRIKRGALAQLNSDELGRALSFASTCAAFTCGRAGADPPRQSDVGPALSRLLAGHVE from the coding sequence ATGCTGCTGAGTTGTGGAGATGCCCTGGTCGATTTCCTGCCGGTCAAATCCGCGGATGGACGCGACGCGGCGGTGCCGGTTGTCGGAGGCTCCTGTCTCAACATCGCTGTCGGCATGGCGCGTCTTGGCGCGCCGTCGGGGTTCGTCGGCGGCATCTCGACCGATCTCTTCGGCCGCATGATTGCCGACCACGCGTCGGCCTCGCAGGTCGACCTTCGCTACGTGACGCGAAGCGATTGCCAGACGACTCTCGCGTTCGTCCGCACCGTCGCAGGCGAGCCGCAATACGCTTTCTATGACGAGGCGACGGCGTCCCGAAACTGGATCTACCAGCGCGGCTCCATCCTCTTTGACCAGATTGAAGCGCTTCATGTCGGGTCGACCACGCTTGCCAGCGACAACGGGGCAATCCAGGCGCTGGCGATGATCGAAGACGCAGGCGGCTCGACCACCATCTCCTTCGATCCGAATTGCCGGCCCAACCTGGTCAGGCACAAGGCGCGCTACGTCGATCAGATGAATGCATTTGCCGCCGCCGCCGACATCGTGCGGATGTCGGATGTCGATTTTGAATTTCTCTATGGCGGCAGCGGCTACGATGAAAGGGCGAGGTCGCTTATTGCGGCTGGTGCAAGTCTGGTCGTCGTTACGCGCGGGATCAATGGAGCCCAAGCCTGGCACAGAGAAGCGGGTCTCGTGAAGGTCGAGGCGCCCGTAATAGCTGCGGTGGATACCATCGGGGCAGGCGACAGCTTTCAGGCAGCCCTGCTGTTCGCCTTGCGCGCGATCGGACGGATCAAGCGCGGAGCGCTGGCGCAATTGAATTCCGACGAGCTTGGTCGTGCGCTGTCGTTTGCGTCCACCTGCGCGGCCTTCACTTGCGGGCGCGCCGGAGCTGATCCACCACGCCAATCTGATGTCGGCCCGGCATTGTCTCGTCTTCTCGCCGGACATGTCGAGTGA
- a CDS encoding FGGY-family carbohydrate kinase, with protein MREAFIGIDVGTSSARAGVFDEKGSLLATARHPITLWHEAGGVVEQSSSEIWSACAASVRAAMREAAVPPSAVKGLGFDATCSLVVLDAGTHPLTVSSSGDDRRNVIVWMDHRAMNEAREVNETQDEVLRYVGGSISPEMEIPKLLWLKRHLPSTYRSAGHFFDLADYLSFRATGSTARSICTVVCKWNYLAHDQRWSRSYFERVGLGDLVSDNYAKIGTEIVPSGTPLGAGLTKSAAHDLGLLEGTPVAASLIDAHAGGVGTIGGRGKSGETVDVRRRLAYIMGTSACIMATTREPCFVPGVWGPYYSGMVPGFWLNEGGQSAAGAAIDHLIRSHAAYNEAVATAHSAGIEVLEFLERRIVSRAPSLGEVALLARDIHVLPEFLGNRSPFADPYSRAVVAGMDLDVDIGSMERLFVAGLCGLAYGLADVVEAFRSHGVDSDMMVISGGAGRSPLVRQIMADTTGLTVAVPETQEPVLLGAGMLGAVAAKSCGSIGEAMASMSAIGRLSESTPPGLTDFHRTKRRVHGLMRKLERDSRDAMQGIASIAGLQTKNQDMKN; from the coding sequence ATGCGGGAGGCCTTCATCGGCATCGACGTCGGAACGTCGAGCGCTCGAGCCGGAGTGTTTGACGAGAAGGGAAGTCTGCTCGCCACGGCCCGGCATCCGATCACGCTATGGCACGAAGCGGGCGGTGTCGTCGAACAGTCGTCGTCCGAGATCTGGTCAGCATGTGCCGCTTCGGTTCGCGCCGCGATGCGGGAGGCAGCCGTTCCGCCTTCCGCGGTCAAGGGGCTGGGTTTTGACGCGACCTGCTCGCTCGTGGTGCTCGACGCTGGTACCCATCCGCTGACGGTAAGTAGCTCCGGCGACGATCGAAGGAACGTCATCGTCTGGATGGATCATCGCGCGATGAACGAAGCGCGCGAGGTGAACGAGACACAGGACGAGGTTCTCCGCTATGTCGGCGGCTCGATCTCGCCGGAAATGGAAATTCCAAAGCTGCTTTGGCTGAAGCGGCACCTGCCGTCGACCTATCGGTCGGCGGGTCATTTCTTCGATCTTGCCGACTATCTTTCGTTTCGCGCCACCGGATCGACGGCGCGATCGATATGTACAGTCGTCTGCAAATGGAACTATCTCGCCCACGATCAGCGCTGGAGCCGCAGCTATTTCGAGCGCGTTGGTCTTGGCGACCTGGTCTCCGACAACTACGCAAAAATCGGAACGGAGATCGTCCCGTCCGGCACGCCGCTGGGTGCCGGGCTGACGAAGTCCGCGGCACACGATCTCGGCCTCCTCGAAGGGACGCCGGTCGCCGCGTCGCTGATTGACGCGCACGCCGGAGGCGTGGGCACGATCGGCGGACGCGGGAAGTCGGGTGAGACGGTCGATGTGCGCCGTCGTCTTGCCTACATTATGGGAACCTCGGCCTGCATCATGGCGACGACGCGTGAGCCGTGCTTCGTCCCCGGCGTCTGGGGTCCTTACTATTCGGGAATGGTGCCCGGGTTCTGGCTCAACGAGGGCGGGCAGTCCGCGGCTGGTGCGGCCATCGATCACCTCATCAGGTCTCACGCTGCCTATAACGAGGCCGTCGCGACCGCGCATTCTGCCGGCATTGAAGTTCTTGAATTTCTCGAACGGCGCATCGTCTCGCGCGCGCCAAGTCTGGGTGAGGTGGCGTTGCTGGCCCGCGATATCCACGTTCTGCCCGAGTTTCTCGGCAACCGGTCGCCCTTTGCCGATCCCTATTCCCGCGCGGTCGTTGCAGGCATGGATCTCGACGTCGACATCGGCTCGATGGAGCGACTGTTCGTGGCCGGGCTGTGCGGGCTTGCCTATGGTCTTGCCGATGTCGTCGAAGCGTTTCGGTCGCACGGCGTGGACAGCGATATGATGGTGATCAGCGGCGGCGCGGGACGAAGTCCGCTGGTTCGCCAGATCATGGCGGATACGACCGGCCTGACCGTTGCGGTTCCCGAAACGCAGGAGCCCGTGCTGCTCGGCGCTGGCATGCTGGGCGCAGTTGCGGCGAAGTCTTGCGGGTCAATCGGCGAGGCGATGGCCTCGATGTCGGCGATCGGCCGGCTGAGCGAGTCGACCCCGCCGGGATTGACCGATTTCCACCGGACAAAGCGGCGAGTTCACGGGCTGATGCGGAAGCTGGAGCGAGACAGCCGCGACGCGATGCAGGGAATCGCATCCATTGCCGGACTTCAGACGAAGAACCAGGATATGAAGAACTAG
- a CDS encoding SDR family NAD(P)-dependent oxidoreductase — translation MYLEKFKLDRKTALVTGAGQGIGLACAEALAEAGAKVVIADRDPQLAAAGCASLKAKGLDAEIVIMDVTDSRRVSEVADELASRHGGIDILVNNAGIARSETPAEKVADEHWLNVVDVNLNGTFWCCRAFGKHMLGAKSGSIVNIGSMSGFIVNKPQEQCYYNASKAAVHHLTKSLAAEWGARGVRVNAVAPTYITTPLNAFVKSNPRMYDAWIGGTPMARMGEVDEIASVVLFLASDAASLMTGSVVLVDGGYTCW, via the coding sequence ATGTATCTGGAAAAATTCAAACTTGACCGAAAAACGGCCTTGGTGACGGGCGCCGGCCAGGGTATCGGGCTTGCCTGCGCGGAGGCGCTGGCGGAGGCGGGAGCGAAGGTCGTCATCGCGGATCGCGACCCCCAACTTGCCGCGGCCGGTTGCGCGAGTCTGAAAGCAAAGGGCCTGGATGCCGAGATCGTTATCATGGATGTGACAGACTCGCGCCGCGTTTCCGAGGTCGCCGACGAACTGGCGTCCCGCCACGGTGGCATCGATATCCTGGTCAATAATGCAGGCATTGCGCGGAGCGAGACGCCGGCCGAGAAAGTCGCCGACGAACATTGGTTGAACGTCGTTGACGTCAATCTCAACGGCACGTTCTGGTGCTGCCGCGCTTTCGGCAAGCATATGCTCGGTGCAAAATCTGGTTCCATTGTGAACATCGGGTCGATGTCCGGATTCATCGTCAACAAGCCGCAAGAGCAGTGTTACTACAACGCCTCGAAGGCCGCGGTGCACCATCTCACCAAGTCGCTCGCCGCCGAATGGGGCGCTCGCGGCGTCCGTGTCAACGCCGTGGCGCCGACTTATATCACAACCCCCCTCAACGCATTCGTCAAAAGCAACCCGCGGATGTACGATGCTTGGATCGGCGGTACGCCGATGGCCCGGATGGGAGAGGTGGACGAAATCGCGTCCGTCGTCCTGTTTCTGGCGTCCGATGCCGCCAGCCTGATGACCGGGAGTGTTGTCCTCGTTGACGGGGGCTATACGTGCTGGTGA
- a CDS encoding ABC transporter ATP-binding protein produces MGQITLQGVRKSFGPVNIIKDANLDIEDGSFVVFVGPSGCGKTTLLRLIAGLEDVTGGQILIDGKNVVDVPPAKRGLSMVFQSYALYPHMSVRGNIAFGLKMAGLPRPDIDRKVEAAAATLNLTPYLDRKPRELSGGQRQRVAIGRAIVREPKAFLFDEPLSNLDAALRVQMRLEVTKLQKQLATTAIYVTHDQVEAMTMADKIVVLNAGHIEQYGSPLELYERPANLFVAGFIGSPKMNFVSGEAAGEPGVATLGVRPEHLRIGKEGEGWPGTVSVAEHLGSDTFLYVDAGKLGILTARCIGEFNLKAGDRVWLSPDSTRLHRFDKNGAVIGG; encoded by the coding sequence ATGGGCCAGATAACGCTGCAGGGGGTCCGGAAATCGTTCGGGCCGGTCAACATCATCAAGGATGCCAATCTGGATATCGAGGACGGCTCCTTCGTTGTTTTCGTCGGGCCGTCCGGCTGCGGGAAGACGACGCTCTTGCGCCTGATCGCCGGATTGGAGGATGTCACCGGCGGGCAAATCCTGATCGACGGCAAGAATGTGGTGGACGTGCCGCCGGCCAAGCGCGGGCTGTCCATGGTGTTCCAATCCTATGCGCTCTATCCGCATATGAGCGTCCGCGGCAACATCGCGTTCGGCCTGAAGATGGCCGGCCTGCCGCGCCCGGATATCGACCGCAAGGTGGAGGCAGCGGCCGCTACCTTGAACCTCACGCCCTATCTCGATCGAAAGCCGCGGGAGCTATCCGGTGGACAGCGTCAGCGCGTCGCGATCGGACGCGCGATTGTGCGCGAGCCGAAGGCATTTTTGTTCGACGAGCCCTTGTCGAATCTCGATGCGGCACTCCGCGTTCAAATGCGGCTTGAAGTGACGAAACTGCAAAAGCAGCTCGCGACCACCGCCATCTACGTCACCCATGACCAGGTCGAGGCCATGACGATGGCCGACAAGATCGTCGTGCTGAACGCCGGCCATATCGAACAATACGGCTCGCCACTCGAATTGTACGAACGTCCGGCAAACCTGTTCGTCGCCGGCTTCATCGGATCGCCAAAGATGAATTTTGTATCCGGCGAGGCGGCAGGCGAGCCCGGCGTCGCCACGCTCGGCGTCAGGCCTGAGCACCTGAGGATCGGCAAGGAGGGAGAGGGTTGGCCCGGTACCGTGTCGGTCGCCGAGCATCTGGGCAGCGATACCTTTCTCTATGTGGACGCCGGCAAGCTCGGAATACTCACGGCGCGTTGTATCGGAGAATTCAATCTCAAGGCCGGCGACCGCGTATGGCTTTCGCCCGATTCAACCCGGCTGCACCGCTTCGACAAGAACGGCGCGGTAATCGGGGGCTGA
- a CDS encoding carbohydrate ABC transporter permease, with protein MARKVTARRIWVSTAAAWLFGFLIFLPILWMVLTSFKTELEAFSMPPKFLLFHWTTENYATVQERSDYVHHAVNSILIAGGSTLIAMIIAIPAAWSMAFAPTRRTKDVLLWMLSTKMMPSVGVLVPIYLIFRDFGLLDTRAGLVMILCLGNLPIVIWMLFTYFKEIPKDILEAARMDGATIGRELVYVLTPMAVPGLASTLLLNFILAWNEAFWTLNLSTLEAAPLTTFIASYSSPEGLFWAKLSAASTLAIAPIIILGWFTQRQLVRGLTFGAVK; from the coding sequence ATGGCACGCAAGGTGACGGCGAGACGCATATGGGTGTCCACGGCGGCGGCGTGGTTGTTCGGATTTCTGATTTTCCTGCCCATCCTGTGGATGGTGCTGACGAGCTTCAAGACCGAGCTCGAGGCGTTCTCGATGCCGCCAAAATTCCTGTTGTTTCACTGGACCACCGAGAATTACGCGACGGTGCAGGAGCGCAGTGACTACGTTCATCATGCGGTCAATTCGATCCTCATTGCCGGCGGGTCGACGCTGATTGCGATGATCATTGCCATTCCGGCAGCCTGGTCGATGGCGTTCGCGCCGACCAGGCGCACCAAGGACGTCCTGCTCTGGATGCTTTCGACCAAGATGATGCCGTCGGTCGGCGTGCTGGTTCCGATCTATCTGATCTTCCGCGATTTCGGGCTGCTCGATACGCGCGCCGGTCTCGTGATGATTCTTTGCCTCGGCAATCTGCCGATCGTGATCTGGATGCTCTTCACTTACTTCAAGGAAATCCCGAAAGACATTCTCGAAGCGGCGCGGATGGATGGGGCGACCATCGGGCGCGAGCTCGTCTATGTGCTGACGCCGATGGCTGTCCCGGGCCTCGCTTCGACGCTGCTGCTTAATTTCATCCTGGCGTGGAACGAGGCGTTCTGGACGCTGAACCTTTCGACGCTGGAGGCAGCGCCGCTCACAACGTTCATCGCATCCTATTCGAGTCCCGAAGGCCTGTTCTGGGCAAAACTGTCGGCCGCCTCGACGCTCGCCATTGCGCCGATCATCATCCTCGGATGGTTCACGCAACGGCAGCTTGTCCGCGGACTGACCTTCGGCGCCGTCAAATAG
- a CDS encoding carbohydrate ABC transporter permease, whose amino-acid sequence MATQQTQVLGRALLTPAVALLFIWMIVPLVMTIYFSTLRYSLLDSETWGFVGLENFRYFLTDPAFLTALRNTLVLVGSVLAITILLGTPLALLLDQQVIGRSIVRLMVIAPFFVMPTVSALVWKNLLMHPVSGLFAWVATLVGATPIDWFNDAPLLAVILIVAWQWLPFATLILLTALQSQDEEQKEAAEMDGASALSTFIYLTLPHLARPITVVILIETIFLLTVFAEIFVTTGGGPGLATTNIAFLIYSQALVQYDVGNASAGGLVAVVIANVVAFFLVRIVGRNLEA is encoded by the coding sequence ATGGCGACGCAGCAAACCCAGGTCCTTGGAAGGGCTCTGCTGACGCCGGCCGTCGCATTGCTGTTCATCTGGATGATCGTCCCGCTCGTCATGACGATCTATTTCTCGACGCTGCGCTATAGCCTCCTCGATTCGGAAACCTGGGGCTTCGTCGGGCTGGAGAACTTTCGATACTTTCTCACTGACCCCGCTTTTCTGACCGCACTACGAAACACGCTTGTGCTGGTCGGATCGGTGCTCGCAATCACCATCCTGCTCGGCACGCCGCTGGCGCTGTTGCTCGATCAGCAGGTGATCGGGCGCAGCATCGTCCGCTTGATGGTGATCGCACCATTCTTCGTGATGCCGACCGTGAGCGCGCTGGTCTGGAAGAACCTCTTGATGCATCCGGTGTCCGGACTGTTCGCCTGGGTCGCGACGCTCGTGGGCGCAACGCCGATCGACTGGTTCAATGATGCGCCTTTGCTCGCGGTAATCCTGATCGTGGCCTGGCAATGGCTGCCGTTTGCCACCCTGATCTTGCTGACGGCGCTGCAGTCCCAGGACGAAGAGCAGAAGGAAGCCGCCGAGATGGACGGGGCGAGCGCGCTTTCCACCTTCATCTATCTCACCTTGCCGCACCTCGCGCGGCCGATCACCGTGGTCATCCTGATCGAAACGATATTCCTGCTGACCGTGTTCGCCGAAATCTTTGTCACGACCGGCGGCGGCCCCGGCCTGGCGACCACCAATATCGCGTTCCTGATCTACTCGCAGGCGCTGGTCCAGTACGACGTCGGCAACGCCTCGGCCGGTGGACTGGTCGCGGTCGTGATCGCCAATGTCGTGGCCTTCTTCCTGGTGCGGATCGTCGGGCGGAATCTGGAGGCGTAA
- a CDS encoding ABC transporter substrate-binding protein codes for MKHVLSALLGAATLLGAAPSIAQTTLTIATVNNGDMIRMQALTGEFTAKNPDITVKWVTLEENVLRQRVTTDIATKGGQFDVLTIGTYEVPIWAKKNWLVPLDNLGPDYDTADLLPKIRDAVSASGKLYAAPFYGESSMVMYRTDLFQKAGLSMPEKPTWDFVIDAAKKLTDKSEGVYGICLRGKAGWGENMAFLTAMSNSFGARWFDEKWQPQFDKPEWKKTLSTYVDLMKAAGPPGASSNGFNENLALFNSGKCAMWIDATVAASFVTNPKDSKVADKVGFALAPNAGLGKNANWLWAWNLAIPAGSKKTAAAEKFIAWATSKDYTKLVASKEGWANVPPGTRTSLYQNPEYLKVAPFAKLTLASIDAADPNKPSVQPVPYVGVQYAAIPEFQGIGTSVGQQFSAALAGSSTVDAALAAAQTATEREMKRAGYIK; via the coding sequence GTGAAGCACGTCCTCAGCGCCCTCTTGGGCGCGGCTACCTTGTTGGGCGCAGCCCCTTCCATCGCACAGACAACCCTGACCATCGCCACCGTGAACAATGGCGACATGATCCGGATGCAGGCGCTGACCGGCGAATTCACCGCCAAAAACCCTGATATCACCGTCAAATGGGTGACCCTCGAAGAGAACGTGCTGCGCCAGCGCGTCACCACCGACATCGCGACCAAGGGCGGACAGTTCGATGTGCTGACCATCGGCACCTATGAGGTTCCGATCTGGGCCAAGAAGAACTGGCTCGTTCCGCTCGACAATCTCGGACCCGACTATGACACCGCGGACCTGCTTCCCAAGATCCGCGACGCCGTCTCGGCATCGGGCAAGCTGTACGCCGCACCGTTCTACGGCGAGAGTTCGATGGTCATGTACCGCACCGACCTGTTCCAGAAGGCCGGCTTGTCGATGCCGGAAAAACCGACCTGGGATTTCGTGATCGATGCGGCCAAGAAGCTCACCGATAAATCCGAAGGCGTGTATGGCATCTGCCTGAGAGGTAAGGCGGGCTGGGGCGAAAACATGGCGTTCCTGACCGCGATGTCGAACTCGTTCGGCGCGCGCTGGTTCGATGAGAAGTGGCAGCCGCAATTCGACAAGCCGGAATGGAAGAAGACGCTCTCGACCTATGTCGATCTGATGAAAGCTGCGGGTCCTCCCGGCGCCAGCTCGAACGGCTTCAATGAAAACCTCGCGCTGTTCAACTCCGGCAAATGCGCGATGTGGATCGATGCCACGGTGGCCGCCTCCTTTGTCACCAACCCCAAGGATTCCAAGGTGGCCGACAAGGTGGGCTTCGCGCTTGCGCCGAATGCGGGGCTCGGCAAGAACGCCAACTGGCTGTGGGCATGGAATCTCGCGATCCCCGCGGGTTCGAAGAAGACGGCCGCCGCCGAGAAGTTCATCGCCTGGGCGACCAGCAAGGATTACACCAAGCTCGTTGCCTCGAAGGAGGGATGGGCCAACGTACCGCCCGGCACGCGAACATCGCTCTATCAGAACCCGGAATATCTGAAGGTCGCGCCGTTTGCCAAGCTGACGCTGGCATCGATCGATGCCGCCGATCCGAACAAGCCGAGTGTGCAGCCGGTGCCGTATGTCGGCGTGCAATACGCGGCGATTCCGGAATTCCAGGGTATTGGCACCAGCGTCGGCCAGCAATTCTCGGCGGCGTTGGCCGGTTCCTCGACGGTGGACGCCGCACTCGCAGCCGCGCAAACAGCCACCGAACGCGAAATGAAGCGCGCCGGTTATATCAAATAG
- a CDS encoding sugar-binding transcriptional regulator — translation MAASDNEKSRLDEAARAGWLYFIAGHTQDEIAKMLQVSRASAQRLVSLCLAERLITFRLEHPIAACMELAARLKDLFHLAYCEVVPTDPAAPLSAAGIAERAANILESTLRAEKPTIVALGTGRAVRAAVERVSPIDCPNHQIVSLVGNISADGSASFFDTVGRLADRTKARHYPMPLPFLMSSERERDQMLKIDPIARVRAVAAKADLRLVGIGQMDRQAQVHVDGFVSREELLEMMRLGAVGELIGWAFDEEGRLIKGGTNLRLTSIPPQVPAEALTIGAAVGRAKVSAIRAALKGRLLNGLITDEATAGAILKT, via the coding sequence ATGGCAGCATCCGATAACGAGAAGTCGCGTCTGGACGAAGCCGCGCGGGCAGGCTGGCTCTATTTCATTGCCGGTCACACCCAGGACGAGATTGCCAAAATGCTTCAGGTTTCGCGCGCCTCCGCGCAGCGCCTGGTTTCGCTGTGCCTTGCCGAACGCCTGATTACCTTCCGCCTCGAGCACCCGATCGCTGCATGCATGGAATTAGCGGCACGCCTGAAAGATTTGTTTCATCTCGCCTACTGCGAAGTCGTGCCGACCGACCCCGCCGCGCCGCTGTCGGCCGCTGGAATTGCCGAGCGCGCCGCCAACATCCTGGAATCGACGTTGCGGGCCGAGAAGCCGACGATCGTGGCGCTTGGCACCGGGAGAGCGGTGCGGGCTGCCGTCGAGCGCGTGTCTCCAATCGATTGTCCGAACCATCAGATCGTGTCGCTGGTCGGAAACATTTCGGCCGACGGCTCGGCCAGCTTCTTCGACACCGTCGGCCGTCTCGCCGACCGGACCAAGGCGCGGCACTATCCGATGCCGCTGCCGTTTCTGATGTCGTCCGAGCGCGAGCGCGACCAGATGCTCAAGATAGATCCGATCGCCAGGGTGAGAGCGGTCGCCGCCAAGGCCGACCTGCGGCTTGTCGGGATCGGGCAGATGGATCGGCAGGCGCAAGTCCATGTTGACGGTTTCGTCTCGCGCGAAGAGCTGCTTGAGATGATGCGGCTGGGCGCCGTTGGCGAACTGATCGGCTGGGCATTCGACGAGGAGGGGCGCCTCATCAAGGGCGGGACGAACCTTCGCCTCACCAGCATTCCACCGCAGGTACCTGCCGAGGCCCTGACCATCGGAGCGGCGGTCGGTCGTGCCAAGGTTTCGGCCATCAGGGCGGCGCTGAAGGGGCGGCTCCTCAACGGGCTGATCACCGACGAGGCGACGGCGGGCGCGATCCTCAAAACGTAG
- a CDS encoding HAD family hydrolase translates to MIRPELIIFDCDGVLVDSEVLSCRCLSDTLAGYGISLDVDQALDLFLGRNLTAVFEHYEALGRLIPEQFAAELRAGVRAAFLSSLSPIEGVNSVLQDLQIPHCVASSSDVDRVSFSLSLTGLTPHFDTRLYTSQMVKRGKPAPDLFLYAAERMQIDPGRTLVIEDSVSGVKAGKAAGMTVWGFVGGSHYQSRDGKAILREAGADRVFGRMAEFWTDRQGD, encoded by the coding sequence ATGATCAGGCCCGAGCTCATCATTTTCGACTGCGACGGCGTACTGGTCGATAGCGAGGTGCTGAGTTGTCGCTGTCTCTCCGACACGTTGGCGGGATACGGCATCAGCCTTGACGTCGATCAGGCGCTTGATCTGTTCCTTGGACGAAACCTGACCGCAGTCTTCGAACATTATGAAGCGTTGGGACGTTTGATTCCCGAGCAATTTGCGGCCGAGCTGAGGGCGGGGGTTCGAGCTGCTTTTCTCTCGTCGCTTAGCCCAATCGAAGGGGTGAACTCTGTACTGCAAGACTTGCAAATCCCGCATTGTGTTGCCTCGTCCAGCGATGTCGACCGGGTGTCCTTCTCGCTCTCATTGACCGGCCTCACGCCGCATTTCGACACGCGTCTCTATACCTCACAAATGGTGAAACGCGGCAAACCGGCGCCCGACCTCTTCCTCTACGCAGCCGAGAGGATGCAGATAGATCCAGGTCGTACCCTCGTGATCGAGGACAGCGTCAGCGGCGTCAAGGCGGGCAAGGCTGCCGGCATGACCGTTTGGGGATTTGTCGGAGGCAGCCACTATCAATCGCGTGACGGCAAGGCCATTCTGCGCGAAGCGGGGGCCGATCGCGTGTTCGGACGAATGGCGGAATTCTGGACGGATCGGCAAGGAGACTGA